In one Streptomyces sp. NBC_01241 genomic region, the following are encoded:
- the rpmA gene encoding 50S ribosomal protein L27 — translation MAHKKGASSTRNGRDSNAQRLGVKRFGGQAVNAGEILVRQRGTHFHPGTGVGRGGDDTLFALAAGAVEFGTHRGRKVVNIVPIAG, via the coding sequence ATGGCACACAAGAAGGGCGCATCGTCCACCCGGAACGGGCGCGATTCCAATGCTCAGCGGCTCGGCGTGAAGCGCTTCGGCGGTCAGGCCGTCAACGCCGGTGAGATCCTGGTCCGCCAGCGTGGCACCCACTTCCACCCGGGCACGGGCGTCGGCCGTGGTGGCGACGACACGCTGTTCGCACTCGCCGCCGGTGCGGTCGAGTTCGGCACGCACCGTGGCCGCAAGGTCGTGAACATCGTTCCGATCGCCGGCTGA
- the rplU gene encoding 50S ribosomal protein L21, producing the protein MYAIVRSGGRQHKVAVGDIVEVDKISTAQVGDTVELSTLLVVDGDAVTSDPWVLAGIKVQAEVVDHHKGAKIDILRYKNKTGYRRRQGHRQQYTAIKVTGIPAAAK; encoded by the coding sequence GTGTACGCCATCGTGCGCAGCGGTGGCCGCCAGCACAAGGTTGCTGTCGGTGACATCGTTGAGGTTGACAAGATTTCCACTGCCCAGGTTGGCGACACGGTCGAGCTCTCGACCCTGCTCGTGGTCGACGGCGACGCCGTGACCAGCGACCCGTGGGTGCTGGCCGGGATCAAGGTTCAGGCCGAGGTCGTGGACCACCACAAGGGCGCGAAGATCGACATCCTTCGCTACAAGAACAAGACCGGCTACCGCCGTCGCCAGGGTCACCGTCAGCAGTACACGGCGATCAAGGTCACCGGTATCCCCGCGGCTGCGAAGTAA
- a CDS encoding Rne/Rng family ribonuclease, with protein MPQSNEPGTTGNAEENNAPGDKLPPRRRRRAASRPAGPPVAEAPGTAAPAIPAVDAAVSDSTTTEAGSAPAAEAAPPARTRRRAVRKATAPAGAPQAAEAAAIVAPAASAETTEPVVEAEADVEAEVVEAPPARTRRRAVRKATAPAGAPQAAEAVAEPVVEAAAEPVAEAEAEVMEAPPARARRRAVRKATAPAGAPQAAEAVAEPVVEAAAEPVAEAEAEAEAEVVEAPPARTRRRAVRKATAPAGAPQAAEAVEIVEEATPVTAAEPEQAAEAAAPRGRTRRRASAPAGAPQHADAVAEPAAPAEAEEEAVEASRGRRRAVRKATAPAGAPQAAEAAAEEPAAEPVEEAAPRGRTRRRATAAAGRPEFTAKEEEPVRKSRRAERPAVAVFQAPVFAEPMFQTPETAAAAAAASRHEEVEEEPETVEEPAATIEAPAAEAAPQAGSRRRRRRRGEAAEPEQAAAPAVEVEEHVEEEPEPEGESEAEHEGEETDEYGDRPSRRRRRGGRRRRRGESAEGDETAEQFGDEAAAEGDQERAQESEEEEDEEHEASVAGSSSSRRRRRRRRRSGDVPSEADNGVDDPERTVVRVREPRKKEEREPGTGFDEVQSIKGSTRMEAKKQRRREGREQGRRRVPIITEAEFLARREAVERVMVVRQNGERTQIGVLEDNVLVEHYVNKEQATSYVGNVYLGKVQNVLPSMEAAFVDIGKGRNAVLYAGEVNFEALGMAHGPRRIETALKSGQSVLVQVTKDPIGHKGARLTSQVSLPGRYLVYVPEGSMTGISRKLPDTERARLKTILKKIVPEDAGVIVRTAAEGASEDELSRDVERLQQQWEDIQKKAKSTGSSNAPTLLYGEPDMTVRVVRDIFNEDFSKVIVSGDDAWETIHGYVSQVAPDLTDRLSRWTSEVDIFATYRIDEQLMKALDRKVYLPSGGSLVIDKTEAMVVVDVNTGKFTGQGGNLEETVTKNNLEAAEEIVRQLRLRDLGGIVVVDFIDMVLESNRDLVLRRLLECLGRDRTKHQVAEVTSLGLVQMTRKRVGQGLLESFSETCVHCNGRGVIVHMEQPTSVGGGGKRAKKRGRVGAGQELEHEHVIEVETEAEVAAEVAAPVALPEPEFVPDEELYSSAAEAEAAASRGRGRRRATRKATAPVGAPKAEAAPAPEPVVEPEPVVAAEPEPVVEPEPVAEAPQGRTRRRATRKATAPAGPPAPAVEEAPAAAEVPATVAPVVIEAPVVIEAPVVIETPVAIETPQPEAAPEEAAPAAAPPRARRRVTRKVTAPAGSPAGADAAEVVVVTGSTEPKSEAEPAEAPVAEAPAKKTARKTAKKATAKKAATKKTAAKKTVAKKTTAKKAAAKKTVAAEQSPQPSVSAGTES; from the coding sequence ATGCCCCAGTCCAACGAACCCGGCACGACCGGGAACGCCGAAGAGAACAACGCACCCGGCGACAAGCTGCCGCCGCGCCGCAGGCGCCGCGCCGCGTCCCGGCCCGCCGGCCCGCCGGTGGCGGAGGCACCGGGCACCGCTGCTCCGGCCATACCGGCCGTTGACGCCGCAGTGTCCGACAGCACCACCACCGAAGCCGGGAGCGCCCCGGCCGCAGAAGCCGCGCCGCCGGCCCGCACGCGCCGTCGCGCGGTCCGTAAGGCGACCGCTCCGGCGGGTGCGCCGCAGGCCGCCGAGGCCGCCGCGATCGTGGCACCCGCCGCGAGCGCCGAAACCACCGAGCCCGTCGTCGAAGCCGAGGCAGATGTCGAAGCCGAGGTCGTAGAGGCGCCTCCGGCGCGTACGCGTCGTCGTGCGGTCCGTAAGGCGACCGCTCCGGCGGGTGCGCCGCAGGCCGCCGAGGCCGTTGCCGAACCCGTTGTCGAGGCTGCCGCCGAGCCCGTTGCCGAAGCCGAGGCCGAGGTCATGGAGGCGCCGCCGGCCCGCGCGCGCCGTCGTGCCGTTCGCAAGGCGACCGCTCCGGCGGGTGCGCCACAGGCCGCCGAGGCCGTTGCCGAACCCGTTGTCGAGGCTGCCGCCGAGCCCGTTGCCGAAGCCGAAGCCGAAGCCGAGGCCGAGGTCGTGGAGGCGCCGCCGGCGCGTACGCGTCGTCGTGCCGTTCGCAAGGCGACCGCTCCGGCGGGTGCGCCGCAGGCCGCCGAGGCCGTCGAGATCGTCGAGGAAGCGACGCCCGTGACGGCTGCCGAGCCCGAGCAGGCCGCCGAGGCCGCCGCGCCGCGCGGCCGTACCCGGCGCAGGGCATCGGCTCCGGCCGGTGCACCGCAGCACGCCGACGCAGTCGCCGAGCCCGCCGCGCCCGCGGAAGCGGAGGAAGAAGCCGTCGAGGCCTCGCGCGGGCGTCGTCGCGCGGTCCGTAAGGCGACCGCTCCGGCCGGTGCGCCGCAGGCCGCCGAGGCCGCCGCCGAGGAGCCGGCCGCCGAGCCCGTCGAGGAGGCCGCACCGCGTGGCCGCACCCGGCGCCGCGCCACCGCGGCCGCCGGCCGCCCCGAGTTCACCGCCAAGGAGGAGGAGCCCGTACGCAAGAGCCGTCGCGCCGAGCGCCCCGCCGTGGCCGTGTTCCAGGCACCGGTCTTCGCCGAGCCGATGTTCCAGACCCCGGAGACCGCGGCCGCCGCCGCTGCCGCTTCGCGTCACGAAGAGGTCGAGGAAGAGCCTGAGACGGTCGAGGAGCCGGCCGCCACCATCGAGGCACCGGCCGCCGAGGCCGCGCCGCAGGCCGGTTCGCGCCGCCGTCGCCGCCGTCGCGGTGAGGCCGCCGAGCCCGAGCAGGCCGCCGCTCCCGCCGTCGAGGTGGAGGAGCACGTCGAGGAGGAGCCCGAGCCGGAGGGCGAGAGCGAAGCCGAGCACGAGGGCGAGGAGACGGACGAGTACGGGGACCGGCCCTCGCGCCGTCGCCGTCGTGGAGGCCGTCGCCGCCGTCGTGGCGAGAGCGCCGAGGGCGACGAGACCGCGGAGCAGTTCGGCGACGAGGCCGCCGCCGAGGGTGACCAGGAGCGCGCTCAGGAGTCCGAAGAGGAGGAGGACGAGGAGCACGAGGCGTCCGTCGCCGGATCCAGCAGCAGCCGTCGCCGTCGTCGCCGTCGTCGTCGCAGCGGCGACGTCCCGTCCGAGGCCGACAACGGCGTCGACGACCCGGAGCGTACGGTCGTCAGGGTCCGCGAGCCCCGTAAGAAGGAAGAGCGGGAGCCCGGCACCGGCTTCGACGAGGTCCAGTCCATCAAGGGCTCGACCCGCATGGAGGCGAAGAAGCAGCGCCGCCGCGAGGGCCGTGAGCAGGGCCGCCGTCGCGTCCCGATCATCACCGAGGCCGAGTTCCTGGCGCGCCGTGAGGCCGTCGAGCGGGTCATGGTCGTCCGCCAGAACGGCGAACGCACCCAGATCGGCGTTCTTGAGGACAACGTGCTCGTCGAGCACTACGTCAACAAGGAGCAGGCCACCAGCTACGTCGGCAACGTCTACCTGGGCAAGGTGCAGAACGTACTGCCGTCCATGGAGGCCGCCTTCGTCGACATCGGCAAGGGCCGCAACGCCGTCCTGTACGCGGGTGAGGTGAACTTCGAGGCGCTCGGCATGGCCCACGGGCCGCGCCGTATCGAGACCGCGCTCAAGTCCGGCCAGTCCGTCCTCGTCCAGGTGACCAAGGACCCGATCGGCCACAAGGGCGCCCGCCTGACCAGCCAGGTCTCGCTGCCCGGCCGCTACCTGGTCTATGTGCCCGAGGGCTCGATGACCGGCATCAGCCGCAAGCTGCCCGACACCGAGCGGGCCCGGCTGAAGACCATCCTCAAGAAGATCGTCCCCGAGGACGCGGGCGTCATCGTCCGCACCGCGGCGGAGGGCGCCAGCGAGGACGAGCTGAGCCGTGATGTCGAGCGGCTGCAGCAGCAGTGGGAGGACATCCAGAAGAAGGCGAAGAGTACCGGCAGTTCCAACGCGCCGACGCTGCTCTACGGCGAGCCGGACATGACCGTCCGGGTCGTCCGCGACATCTTCAACGAGGACTTCTCCAAGGTCATCGTCAGTGGCGACGACGCGTGGGAGACCATCCACGGCTACGTCTCGCAGGTGGCGCCCGACCTGACGGACCGCCTGTCGCGCTGGACCTCCGAGGTCGACATCTTCGCGACGTACCGGATCGACGAGCAGCTCATGAAGGCGCTGGACCGGAAGGTCTATCTGCCGAGCGGCGGCTCGCTGGTGATCGACAAGACCGAGGCGATGGTCGTCGTCGACGTCAACACCGGCAAGTTCACCGGCCAGGGCGGCAACCTCGAGGAGACCGTCACCAAGAACAACCTGGAGGCGGCCGAGGAGATCGTGCGTCAGCTGCGGCTGCGCGACCTCGGTGGCATCGTCGTCGTCGACTTCATCGACATGGTGCTGGAGTCCAACCGGGACCTGGTGCTGCGGCGTCTGCTGGAGTGCCTGGGCCGTGACCGTACGAAGCACCAGGTCGCCGAGGTCACCTCGCTGGGCCTGGTCCAGATGACCCGTAAGCGGGTGGGCCAGGGGCTGCTGGAGTCCTTCTCCGAGACCTGCGTCCACTGCAACGGGCGCGGCGTGATCGTGCACATGGAGCAGCCGACGTCGGTCGGTGGCGGCGGCAAGCGTGCCAAGAAGCGCGGTCGGGTCGGCGCGGGCCAGGAACTCGAGCACGAGCACGTCATCGAGGTCGAGACCGAGGCCGAGGTGGCTGCCGAGGTGGCCGCCCCGGTGGCGCTGCCCGAGCCGGAGTTCGTTCCGGACGAGGAGCTGTACAGCAGCGCGGCCGAGGCCGAGGCGGCAGCCTCGCGCGGCCGTGGCCGGCGCCGCGCGACCCGTAAGGCAACGGCTCCGGTCGGCGCCCCGAAGGCCGAAGCAGCCCCTGCCCCGGAGCCGGTCGTCGAGCCGGAGCCGGTCGTGGCCGCGGAGCCCGAGCCGGTGGTGGAGCCGGAGCCCGTCGCCGAGGCCCCCCAGGGCCGCACGCGCCGCCGGGCGACCCGGAAGGCGACCGCTCCGGCCGGCCCTCCGGCCCCGGCCGTCGAGGAAGCCCCGGCCGCTGCTGAGGTCCCGGCCACGGTGGCCCCGGTTGTCATCGAGGCCCCGGTCGTCATCGAGGCCCCGGTCGTCATCGAGACCCCGGTCGCCATCGAGACTCCGCAGCCCGAGGCAGCACCCGAAGAAGCGGCCCCCGCGGCCGCTCCGCCGCGTGCCCGCCGCCGGGTGACCCGCAAGGTCACCGCCCCCGCGGGCTCGCCCGCGGGCGCGGACGCGGCAGAGGTCGTCGTGGTCACCGGCTCCACCGAGCCGAAGTCCGAAGCCGAGCCCGCCGAAGCCCCGGTGGCGGAGGCCCCGGCCAAGAAGACGGCCCGCAAGACGGCCAAGAAGGCCACCGCCAAGAAGGCAGCCACCAAGAAGACGGCTGCCAAGAAGACCGTCGCGAAGAAGACGACGGCCAAGAAGGCGGCGGCGAAGAAGACGGTCGCCGCTGAACAGTCGCCGCAGCCCTCGGTCTCAGCCGGTACCGAGAGCTGA
- a CDS encoding TIGR03936 family radical SAM-associated protein has translation MQRIRLRYTKRGRLRFTSHRDFQRAFERALRRSEVPMAYSAGFTPHPKVSYANAAPTGTGSEAEFLEIALTEARDPAVLRELLNASLPDGLDVTDAVEARTSGLADRLTASIWELRLDGVPVEEAAKAVAAFNGAQTVEVQRRAKNGMRTFDARAAVVGLEALDPQPDRPEDRPCAILRLVVRHVTPAVRPDDVLSGLRVVADLAPPVPAAVTRLAQGLFDEESGTVTDPLAPDREAAPAAPSTATGTAVATAPEGAGSA, from the coding sequence GTGCAGCGCATCCGACTGCGCTACACCAAGCGCGGCCGCCTCCGGTTCACCAGCCACCGCGACTTCCAGCGTGCCTTCGAGCGGGCACTGCGCCGCTCCGAGGTGCCCATGGCCTACTCGGCGGGCTTCACCCCGCACCCGAAGGTCTCGTACGCCAATGCCGCACCCACCGGCACGGGCAGTGAGGCCGAGTTTCTGGAGATCGCCCTCACCGAGGCCCGGGATCCGGCGGTCCTGCGCGAGCTGCTCAACGCCTCGCTGCCGGACGGTCTCGACGTCACCGACGCCGTGGAGGCCCGCACCTCGGGTCTCGCCGACCGGCTGACCGCCTCCATCTGGGAACTGCGTCTCGACGGAGTCCCCGTGGAGGAGGCGGCGAAGGCCGTGGCCGCCTTCAACGGGGCGCAGACCGTCGAGGTCCAGCGCCGCGCGAAGAACGGCATGCGGACCTTCGACGCCCGCGCCGCCGTGGTCGGCCTGGAGGCCCTTGATCCACAGCCTGATAGGCCCGAGGACAGGCCCTGTGCGATACTGCGGCTGGTTGTTCGGCACGTGACACCTGCCGTGCGACCTGACGACGTCCTGTCCGGTCTCCGCGTTGTGGCCGACCTGGCGCCGCCGGTACCCGCAGCGGTGACCAGGCTGGCGCAGGGGCTCTTCGACGAGGAGTCCGGCACGGTGACCGACCCGCTCGCGCCCGACCGCGAGGCAGCCCCGGCCGCTCCATCCACGGCCACCGGGACCGCCGTCGCGACGGCGCCGGAAGGTGCAGGTTCCGCGTAA